The region tagaaATTAATGatgtgtacccattgattcttgaagaatatatctTAGAAATACCTCATTAGCTTAGTTCAACTGACGTACCCCAttagaaccccaaatataagcttattttactccaatgtttgtaaacaatatacCCTCAAAACattggttaaaactataattttgatataatggatggtcaatccttgcgTCCATAGCTCTTTCTATGAAATCGAGAATGATTACATTTTTCCAGCCCCATCTCTCAGCTTTTTggtacttttattttcaattttttacttttcaattttttacttttcaattttttacttaacatttttttttttttttaatcttcacttcttaaagcattgtaggttaagggtttgtaagtaagcattttagcGCATGTGACAGATAAAATTTGATTTACCAAACCAGGGCTGAGGAGACCGCTTTGTTATGGTTTCTTCTGCTGATTTCCACTTTAACAATGATgggcatttaaaaaataaatttttcCTATTGTAAAATTTGCCTAACAAAGTCTATTTCATGCTTGTATACTGTAGTAAATTAACTTTTGTTTGTAATAAAACATCCTGTTTTTTGAAAGAAGGTTATGCTTTTTTTAAATTGCGTgtacagatttaggatcttaatttgagccagtttgctacagatcaaatcaaatcaaatcaagtttattttatatagcccttcgtacatcagctaatatctcgaagtgctgtacagaaacccagcctaaaaccccaaacagcaagcaatgcaggtgtagaagcacggcggctaggaaaaactccctagaaaggccaaaacctaggaagaaacctagagaggaaccatgctatgaggggtggccagtcctcttctggctgtgtcgggtggagattataacagaacatggccaagatgttcaaatgttcataaatgaccagcatggtcaaataataatcagaagtaaatgtcagttggcttttcatagccgatcattaagagtatctctaccgctcctgcggtctctagagagttgaaaacagcaggtctgggacaggtagcacgtccggtggacaggtcagggttccatagccgcaggcagaacagttgaaactggaacagcagcaaggccaggtggactggggacagcaaggagtcatcatgcccggtaatcctgacgcatggtcctagggctcaggtccaccgagagagagaaagaaagagagaaggagagaattagagagagcatacttaaattcacacaggacaccggataagacaggagaagtactccagatataaccaactgaccctagccccccgacacataaactactgcagcataaatactggaggctgagaaaagcaggaaaataatcctgcagcaacaggaaatgtgaattattatgtggattatagttaatggacatttttgtagtgtttgatacatttttcataaggaaaATCAAGTCAGAAATTACACACTTTAGAaaccttttaaaacctcaaatacactacggGGCAGTTTCCCTGACAGAGTTTAATGTAAGTCATGACTAGGATAACTCTACTTAAATGAATCCAGATTTAAAAAATGGCTTTCTGAGACGTTGCTTAACTTCAGATTAATTAGTTCTAGACTAGGGAGTCCCAGACTAAGGTAAATACAGACTAACCAGTTAATCTTTGTGAAGCCTAATTATGTTAATGATGTGCACTTGGTGCTGACCTGAGGAGCAAGTCACCTAAACCAAACGGTAACACTTTACTCGACACCCATCGGtttaacacgttatgacacggtcataaccatgtcacaATATGTCATaatagctgacataacttgtcataacctgttcaAATATGGTCATAAAACTGTCATGACCATACAtgtatatttagacctgttgtgtcatggctggttatgacacctacataagagtgtaaaaacacacaaaaccacccatggtagttattttatggctggttatgacacctacatatgagtgtcaaaacccacgaaacgtaccacacaaggcaaaacattccattacaccataccCTTGACacatgtcaacagtatgtttgtaatatatatattttttaattgaccatattaaattataattgtaattgcgcacacattgatgtcagacaatGCTCTGTTGCTGGTGACCGGGATGAATGCAGTAGCAGacttcaggagcaggacaagacaccctctttttgactgattactgatataagggcatgtacatctaggcctatctggcttgtatgatggtcataatgcttttCGAcaatgtcataaagtgtattttcttagtccaagttaAGTGACACAGGATGTTCATAtagcttcatgacagtgtcataaagtttaATTTATATAAGtcatttaaaatatgatgaaaaaaacatgactgtaaagaaatcattacaacaacaacaaaagatttaagaaacaaactttcaaacgaaaggaaacttcttggcagggaaaaaactaatttgaataaatgtgggttttgacactatTATGTAGGTACCATAAatagccataaaataacgcaatctATGTCACAATacatgggtcatgacagtgttatgaccttattatgacaggttatgacacattatgtcagctgttatgacaaaTTATGACATGATTATGACTGTGTCATAACTGCGTATCAAGTCAAGTGTTACCAACCAAACAATGGACGGAGGTCAATAAAACATTCAAAGAGTTCCAGTGAACCCTTGAAGCGAATTGTGTTAAACACCCAATTATCGAGAACAAACAGCATGATTCATCAACAGAAAACAAGACAAATAATGCTTGTACTACCATTTGTAATGAATTCAACTCAAATTAAAAAGGAAACTAAATGACGCTACaggtaagatactgtatttactctTGACAAATTAACTGGGGGACTAGTTGACCGGGATTATTGATAGCGAGCAACCCCTGGATGGTATTTGGACAGTTCAGATGGGGGTCCGTTCCAATCTTCATTTGGTTGGACACATTCATTCAACATGTTCCATTCCCGCACTGCATTCCATTCCCGCACTGCAATATGGAATGTTGTCAGTCATCTCTTGCACTCCCATAATAAAAATTATGTAATGAACTCAATTCTTGTAATGAACTCAACTCAGTAATGCAGCAATGTAATAATTTTCTAGAGGCATATGATCACCATAGCTTGGAAGGGATAAGACGAGATGAAGGTCAGCCTGCTACATCTGCAGTAGCCAGGAGTGAAGACTGTGTCAATAACCTGGGCCAGAGGACAAAGACAAAAAGGCTGAGCATGCATGAGAAACTGGCAATGGAATTTCATGAGCCAATTATTTAAAAGAAGCAtgaatgaagaggaggaagagcgaAACATGAAGCAGCAGTACCAATGTTCTTAGGGGTCCCGATATTTCCATTTGTGAATTAAAACCATCTTTGTTACCAATCCATGGATATTGTTTGCTTCAATCACTTGAGCTATCTTTGGGTGAGAAGTGCTCCATAGCAAAAGCATTTCTGCAGGCTAGTCCATTTCTGTCATTGTCTGCCTCAACCACGGGAACATCTGGGTCATCCTCATCTTCAAAGTGAGGATCTGGGCAGCCATGCTGTTTGCAGTAATTGTGAAGCACTGCTGTTGCAATTATGACAATGCAGCATCTTATTGGTTGAAAGCGCAATGTGTTTCTGAGACACTGGAAATGTCTCTTCCATACACCAAACATGCGATCCACTACACCTCTGGTGCGGATATGAGCTTGGTTGTACCGTTGTTGCTTAGGCCCTATTGCATGAAGATAGGGGTTGAAGAAAAAGGGGGTGCTGCATACCCACTGTCACCAAGTATGATTCCACTATGTTGTCCCCCTTCAAGCTGAGCATACAAAGAGATGTTTTGGAAAATCTGTGCAACAATGTTGGAAAACTGCAAATTGCACACACTTTGTACATTTATTGAGAACCAGTTTTTACGATTCCTGTACTCCTCAACATCTGCTGTAGAGGGAAACTTGAACGGTATATCTATACAGCCAATGACTCTGTAGTTGTCTTGGGCAGCAGCATCAGGGAACTTGATGTAATTGTCTTTCACTTCATATATAGCACCGCAGACTTTATGGACTATTCTGCATACAGACGGTTTACTTACACCACACAAATCTCTTGTTTCACGATGGAAGGTTCAAGATGCCAAAAACCTCAAGGTGATCAGTACTTGTAGGGAAGGAGGAATGGGTCTTCAGATGAAAGCCTTGGCTCAAGCAAACAAATGACGTCATGTACAGTTTCTTTGTACATACAAAAACGGTCACGGAAATTTGATTTAATCAAAATCATTCAGTGGGTTGCTCCTGTCTATAGCCACCCTTCTGTCTGGCCTTGGCGTTGCTCTTTGATCATCATTGAAATAGTCCAGGTAATCCATTTTTCTCCATTGCCAAGGTCAACCTGGGAGCCAACATCCATTCATCTGACGTTAAACCTGCCTCTAGCCAGGTTTAATTTAAGCCTTCACTTAGATCTATACTGACCAAAATGTAAACGCAATatgtaacaatttcaacgattttgctgagttacagttcataaggaaatcagtcaattgaaatacattcattaagcCCTtgtcaccctgatctgtttcacctgtctttgtgattgtcccctcccccctccaggtgtcgcccattttccaCATCATCCCctatgtatttatacctgtgttctctgtttgtctgttgccagttcgtcgtgtttgttcaagtcaaccagcgttttgtgtctcagctcctgcttgttccagtctctcttttctctccctcctggttttgacccttgcctgtcctgactacgagcccacctgcctgaccactctgcctgcccctgaggcTGCTGCCgatctgtacctttgccccactttGGATTACCGACTTCTGCCTTACCCTGACccggagcctgcctgccgcccggtaCTGTTGCCCCACCTCTGTTTTACTGATCCCTGCCTGCCtggacctgtctattgcctgccactgttggaatattaaactattgtttattcaaCGTGGtatgcatctgggtcttaccttcatacctgatagtatgaactggccatgactgacccagcagacccggacAGCTGCGCAATgtcatctcctcccaaggagcctccaTTGGTAGGCAAGAGGAACTCGCCACCCCACCGGCCACTCCACCTTCCCGGGAGACCCGGTTACCTCCCCCGGAACGCTTtaatggagagccgagcacctgttggctgtttttatctcagtgtgccctcattttcgagcttccgccctcctccttcccctcggatcgctccaaaatagcctacctcatcacgctgatgtctggaagggctctcacctgggctaccgcCGTATGGGAACAGCAGCCGGACATATGCTTGAGcctggaggggttcgtgggagaggtgaggaggatcTTTGATGCCCTGTTCTCTGGGAGAGCTgcccggaagctaatccagctcCGGTAGGACGCCCACACTGTGGccgactatgcggtggatttccgtaTGTTGGCAGCAGAGAGTGCGTGAATCCCGTAAGCAATGTTCGTCATGTTCCTGCACGGCGTCTCGGAGGAGGTAAAGGACGAGCTTGCGGCTCGGGAGTTACCCACAGATTTTGACTCCCTCATCGATTTGACCAGCCGCATCAATGGGCGATTGCGGGAACAACGGATGGAGAGGAAATTCGATTTCACTCACacgtccagggattccacctcGCTTCTGAGTCATCCCAGAAGTCCCCGACGGTCCCATGGCCGACAGGACCCGAGATTTCCCCACCTTTATCGAGAGTCACCGAGGAGGACCGAGGCATGGGCTCGAGAAACAGTGCAACTAGGTAGGgctgggctgtcgccagcggaATGGCAACACCGGATCAGCAcaaggagctgtctgtattgcgggacttttggtcattttgtgtcaCTCGTGCCcggtaaaagaccaggctcaccggtaggagcgaggACTCTGGTGGGCCACATGGGGAACTTTTCTGCTTCCCTTACTTGCACCCCTTTTCAtgtcattctgctgtggggaaaccagtccaaatctctccaGGTCCTCATTGACTGGGGCAGATGCGAGTTTTTTTGACGCCAcactggcttccgagctgaacatccccactcagcccctctccattcccgtGGATGTTAGAGTGTTTGACGGGCGTTCTATAAGTAGGGTCACCCAtaacaccactcccatcaacctacgggtgtcagggaatcacaaCAAGACCATtcagttcctgctcatcaagtcccccCAGATCCCCGTggttttgggattctcctggctccaccCACTCATACACTGGTCTacgggtgccatcatgggctggagtccgttctgccacGCACATTGTCTGAAGTCGGCTCAActtgccccgggacgtcttcctggggccTCGGAGGTGGTTCCGgatctctccgccattcccgtggagtaccaggacctccgggaggtgttcagcaagtcCCGGGCCACTTCTCTTCTGCCGCACCGTCCCTATGACTGAGGGATTGGCCTTTTCTCTAGCACCACGCCGCCCCGGGGGCATCTGTACTCGCTGTCGGGATCTGAAACCAAGACTATGGAGGACTACATTGAGgactacattggggactccctagctacCGGATTTATCCGTCCCTTTTCCTCTCCCACtagcgcagggttcttctttgtggagaagaaggacaagaccctgtgcCTGTGCATTGACTACAGGGGACTCATTACGGTTAAGAaccgttacccgctaccactcatttcctcggccttcgagccgctccagggggccactgtaGTCAATGCACAGGCACCAAGCTGGATTTATGGAACACCTACCATTTGGTGCGGATACGAGAGGGgaacgagtggaagaccgctttcaacatgGCCAGTGGCCACAACGAGTATCTGGTCATTCCTTTTGGCATCACGAACGCCTCTGCTGTGTTCCAAGCTCTGGTAaatgatgttctccgcgacatgttgaaccggttcatcttcgtctacattgatgacatcctcgtcttctccccccgccaagaacacgtgctccacatCCGACAGGTTCTTCAACGCCTTCTGGAGAATCAGATGTTTGTGAAGGCGGAGAAGTGCGGGTTCCATCGCTCtccaaggtgagagcggtggtggatttgCCTCCTCCTACTTTCAGAGTGCAGCAGCAACATTTCCAACTTTGCCAAATTTTATTGCCGCTTTATCTGGGGTTACAGCAACCTGGCTTCCCCtgtgtctgcactcacctctaccAAGGTTCCGATCACGTGGTCTCTGCcgctgaccgggcgttccgggaCCTCAAAACTGCTTTACCACTGCTCCTATCTTGGCTCATCCTGACccttcccgtcagttcgtggtggaggccgatgcttcggatgtcgtagtgggggctgtcctgtcccaacgttctgccctggaccatAAGCTGcttccctgtgccttcttctcccactgcctcaatgccacggagaggaactacTATGTGGGGAATCGGGAGCTTCTCGCTGTAAAGATagcgttggaggaatggaggctcTGGCTGGAAGCGGAGGAACATCTGGTCATTGCATGGATcgaccacaaaaacctggagtatctccgcactgccaagcacctcaactccaggcaagcgagGTGGGCCCTGCTGTTTACCCGAGTCCAACTTTTCCCTCTCTTACCGGCCGGGGTCCAAGAACGTCAAGCAAGATGCCCTGTCTCGCCACTATAGCCCCACGCTTACCACCCCggagcccgagaccatccttcccacctcgtgggAAGGCGgactcctggagtgggcccaatcctccaggcttgcctgccacccgggctcccgtcagaccctggcctttgtgcgacaacgcttttggtggcctactatgGTTCTGGATGTCGGCGCTTTTGTCACTGCCTGCACGGTCTgtgcaagctccggctggtcttctgcatccactgcctgtccctcaccgtccctggtccaacatatccctggattttgtcacaggtctccccccgtctgagggcaacactgccatcctgactgtggtcgaccggttttccaaagccgcccacttcattcctctccccaaactaccctcggccAAGTAGACAgtccagctcatggtgcagcacgtcttccggatccatggactgctggtggacatggtctccgaccgggggcctcagttctcatcccggttctggaaggcgttctgcaccctcagtGGATCGTCGGCCaacctgtcctctgggttccacccccagtccaatggccagtcggagcgagccaaccaggacctcgagactactctgcgctgcctggtctccgccaaccccaccacctggagccagcagcttgtgtgggtggaatacgcccgcaacacccttccctgctctgccatggGCCTATCAccatttgagtgttccctgggcatctgtcgcctatgtagatattccataaaaaatatgccatttccaactacaatagtcatctacaacattaacaatgtctacactgtatttctgatcaatttgatgttgttttaatggacagaaaatgtgcttttctttcaaaatcaaggacatttctaagtgaccccaaacttttgaaccatagtgtatatgtaaataataaaaaattgcaaaaataaacaaaaataattctTCCATTAGggggtgagtaatcactgtcctgatatctagaagctcttttcggtcataatgtttctgccaccatctcttatgtacaaaataacttacaataacgcaaaaaaacacacacaatcgcacaattggttaggggaccgtaaaacggcagccatctcctccggcgccgtTATAAaaccatgtgccttttactgaggagcggcttcagtctggccgctctaccataaagacctgattggtggagtgctgcagagattgttgtccttctggaaggttctcccatctccacagagaaactctggagctctgtcagagtgaccatcgggttcttggtcacctccctgaccaaggcccttctcccccgattgctcagtttggccaggtggccagctctaggaagagtcttagtggttccaaacttcttccatttaagaatgatggaggccactgtgttcttgggggctttcaatgctgcaggaatgttctggtaccctttcccagatctgtgcctcaacacaatcttgtctctgagctctacggcaattccttcgacctcatggcttggtttttgctcggacatgcgttgtcacctgtgggaccttatatagacaggtgtgtgccttttcaaatcatgacCAATGAATTAATTTTATCaaagctggactccaatcaagttgtagaaacatctaaaggatgatcaatggaaacaggatgcacctgagctcaattttgagtcttatagcaaatggtctgaatacttatgttaatcatgtatttctgttttctattttttataaatttgcaaccaccacctgttttcactttgtcattatggggtattgtgtgtagatttatgagtacaaaaaaacatttaataaattttagaataaggctgtaacttaacaaaatgtggaaaaagtcatggcgTCTACATTCTTTCCGCATGCACTGTATGTTACTTTGCAGAGTACAGATAGACCACAAACTTCCACGTCCACATGATATCCCTATCCCTGATACATGATACTCCCTTCAAGCATTTTAAAGCCTTCACTATATGCACCCTTTTATGCTCCATAATCAGAACAAAAAATGACAGTGGCAAAATTATTAAACACAACATTTTGTGATCAAATTACCCTTTTTATTATCAATTATAAAGCAACATAAAAGTATAATGGTTGTGTCTTGAAGAGTGTTTATGTTGAAAATGTACAGCTTCAAATGCTGATGGATAAGTTACCTTTGaattttagattttatttttacTGGGTAATCTCAATGGACTTTTGTATTGACAGAGCCTACAATAAAAGGATCCACTGATAAATTGTGTGGAGATCCAATTATGTAACAATGTTATCTACTGGGTCAGTAATGATTCAGAGGGTATATTGCACTAGCATTCAAAGCCCCCGTTGTATTGAAGGATAATCCAATATTAACCACTACCTAAGCATTATTATATCCACTTTTTGTTTGCCctgaacaaacacaaaacaggaataTGGTGACATGTGATGAAACTAATATGGTAAAGGTCCACAGCAATACTTGTTTCAGTCTAATGTGGAAAGCGAAATGATCTTGCAAATCCAAGTATTATAGCCATAGGTCTACTTGTAGTCTTGGCCCACATTTTTATGACAGTATTATTTCGCCTCCAACACAGTAGGCGGCGACATGTGTCTTTGGTCGCCAGCACAGGCActgtgaaaaaaattatataccGGATATGGATTTTGTTCGTTTCCGGAGACATTTCAGTGCTGATGAAGCAGACATaagataattaattaattaaagtaTTTAATTCGGACGATAAAGGAACAGCAATTATCTTTCAGTGCATACAATATTTTGttagaattttttggggggatcaACACTGCGTTACGAAATGATCCCAACGAAACGCTTGCTAGCGTAGCCATGTCCTCAAAAGCCGCTGCAAAGcaatgttgttgctagctaaCGACGTTGCGAGGGGGACCATAGCTAACGTAACTCGCTAGCTAGTTTTCTCCCTGCCATCATATTTACGTTGACTTTTCCGTTACATCCAACGTCTCTGCAGTAGCATTATGGTGTGCTGTGTCAATGGGCATTTGTCTTGTAACTAACTAGGTTGCTATACATAGCAAACGTTGTTTAGtttaataacttttcaaaaccAACTACTCCGAGTtcggctaactagctaacgttaatgttaGCTTCTAACTCACGACATTGTTCAACACAAAGACCGCTACGAAACCCTACTATCAAAGCAAGGCTTTCTTCCAGTTTCGTTTGTACTACGTTAACTTGACAAGCTTGCTAGTTTTCTGGAATACGATGGCTTCTTCGTCGGGAAACGATGACGACCTCACCATTCCCAGGGCAGCTATCAACAAAATGATCAAAGAAACTTTGCCCAATGTACGGGTTGCCAACGATGCGAGGGAACTTGTTGTGAACTGTTGCACAGAGTTCATACATCTAATTTCATCAGAGGCGAATGAAATATGTAACAAGTCTGAAAAGAAGACTATATCTCCTGAACATGTTATTaatggttagtgattattgtctttaTCTATTCAGTGCATCAGGTTTCAATGCATTATTGTACTGTGTGGGTGTTTCCCTTTCTTGCCATGTGTTTTGAAGTTGATGTCTATGTTAGCTatatactagcctggtcccaaattTTGTTCTGTCTTACCAGCTCAAAACAATCAGATATCGATCCAGGCTAGCTGTGCACTATTAGGTCCTCAATAATCAAGTGACAagatagttttcagttttttcccccctaacCTTGTATTCATAATTTTCCACAGCACTTGAAAGCCTGGGTTTTGCGTCGTACATCACAGAGGTGAAGGATGTCTTGCAGGAATGTAAAACTGTAGCACTTAAGAGGAGAAAGGCCAGCTCTCGCCTGGAAAACCTGGGTATCCCAGAGGAAGAGCTCCTCAGACAACAACAGGAACTCTTTGCTAAGGTAATGTTCAAGTTTGTAGTCTGAGTGCTattctgtttgtgctgtcatgcCACAATAGAGTTGGCAAAAgcacaaaccgatctgggacTAAGCTGTCAGCCCAAaacaatctgggaccaggctatcaaGACACAGTAATAAGATCAAGACTGATAACCTGTGTTAGGAGGTTCAAGTTGCATAACCTAATAGGAGTCAGACCATTTCCTGCTGCATGTCTGACTACACTTTCACACACAGATCACATGGTAAGTGTACATTGCCTGATGATCGCATCTTTGATTAATACCCTTCACACATGAACATGTCAATTCCCAACACCAGTTTCTACAGGAGAGACGGTACAAAAATGAGAGCCTGGACTGGGAAGTGAACCCCGGTCTCTGGTGGGGGACAGTATATGTGTAGAGTTGTGGTGTTACACACAACCTGAATCACTAACCCTGACTAacttgtttattgtgttccaGGCACGGCAGCAGCAAGCAGAGCTAGCCCAGCAGGAGTGGCTCCAGATGCAGCAGGCTGCCCAGCAGGCCCAGTTGGCTGCAGCATCTGCCAGTGCTGGACAGCAGGCTGGCTCCTCACAGGACGAGGATGACGAGGATGACATGTGATGATGACCCCTGGGACTGGAATTTGGGCAACAACAAGAAGGCAGGGTCGTCTTCCaaagggcacaccgtagcaaaacaatTTGCAACGGATACTCAAagcaagcgtttcttattggataaCTACAGATAGTAGGCTACCACCCCGTTTCAGGCTGTTTTCTCCCTGTTTCGTGCCTATTGAACACGACCCAGGCCATATCCCTTTTCTTTGGACAGTGTCAGCaagcagccctctctctctcccaatgcTCTCATTGGTAGAGATCTGAGCTATGTAGAGACATAATGCGCGTAATCTCACCAGTCCAGTATCAGGCGTACACATTGTTATGGACAGTTTCAAGCTATATAGATagacatattttttgttgtttttgacaGTAATATCTGAAAACGCACATATTTGGATAAAGATGCATTTTCAAGCATTCCTCCACTCAGCTGAAATTTTATTTTTGCCAatcacaaatcaaatgttaactCTGTCATGGAATTGTCATGTGCTGTGTGATTTGGAGATTATTGTTGGATGCAAGGTAGAATGGAACATGCTGCTGAAGGTAGAAAGTGTATTGAAAAAAAGTATCATGGTTTTGGCTATGTTGAGAAAAGAACGTTAGTACAGTTCAGGTACGGCTCCTTTTAGATTGTGTTTCTACTAGATTATTTGGGGGGTTCAGGAGAACAGCTCCTCACTCTTTGCCAAAGGTGGGCTTTACTTATTCCTCCTACCCGTTTGTGGTCCTTTTTGGGTAGTAGTTTTGACATAAATAGTTCCTTACCCCCTTCGTATGTTTGTTTAACAGGACGGAtgtgtcccaaacagcaccctatgtCCTATATAGTTCATTacattt is a window of Salvelinus sp. IW2-2015 linkage group LG13, ASM291031v2, whole genome shotgun sequence DNA encoding:
- the LOC111972370 gene encoding protein Dr1: MASSSGNDDDLTIPRAAINKMIKETLPNVRVANDARELVVNCCTEFIHLISSEANEICNKSEKKTISPEHVINALESLGFASYITEVKDVLQECKTVALKRRKASSRLENLGIPEEELLRQQQELFAKARQQQAELAQQEWLQMQQAAQQAQLAAASASAGQQAGSSQDEDDEDDM